One Deltaproteobacteria bacterium DNA window includes the following coding sequences:
- the coaD gene encoding pantetheine-phosphate adenylyltransferase, producing the protein MAETSIAVYPGSFDPITNGHIDLVRRTLRIFDQVIIAIAYNQDKGRTLFTVEERMATVRKVFESEERVRVDSFQGLLVDYAEAVSAKVVIRGLRAVSDFEYEFQMATMNRRLKPNIETFFMMTSESSFYISSRLVKEVAGLGGDVAAFVPEVVLDQLLEKFPRP; encoded by the coding sequence ATGGCTGAAACCAGCATAGCGGTCTACCCCGGGTCCTTCGACCCCATCACCAACGGACACATCGACCTGGTGCGCCGGACACTCCGGATCTTCGACCAGGTGATCATCGCCATCGCGTACAACCAGGACAAGGGGCGCACCCTGTTCACGGTGGAGGAACGCATGGCCACCGTGCGCAAGGTCTTCGAGTCCGAGGAGCGCGTGCGCGTGGACAGCTTCCAGGGCCTGCTCGTGGACTACGCCGAGGCGGTCTCCGCCAAGGTGGTCATCCGGGGGCTGCGCGCCGTCTCCGACTTCGAGTACGAGTTCCAGATGGCCACCATGAACCGCCGGCTGAAGCCGAACATCGAGACCTTCTTCATGATGACCAGCGAGTCGTCCTTCTACATCAGCTCCCGGCTGGTCAAGGAGGTCGCCGGGCTGGGCGGGGACGTGGCCGCGTTCGTCCCCGAGGTGGTGCTCGATCAACTCCTGGAGAAGTTCCCCCGGCCGTAA
- a CDS encoding dienelactone hydrolase family protein produces the protein MKVHERVLTPERDGIYGYLAAPERDTPGPALLMTHQNTGVTDYIKIEALKFAHLGYTVVIPDLYSMLGYPDVTHIHTGRQIQARTKDGEFVRVIRQGWDYLTSRSDVDAGRVAVSGYCMGGRIAIHFVAETPEVRAFVGYYPTIRDEPATEIRPVHPCDNARKFKCPSIILYGVDDRISTVPIQQRVWESFLANGQPLEWHFFPFGGHGFVDPGTEGYHPHAAKLSFPLVVDFMARELDHDADGLTFSEN, from the coding sequence ATGAAAGTACACGAACGCGTCCTTACGCCTGAAAGAGACGGCATCTACGGTTATCTGGCCGCGCCGGAGCGGGACACGCCGGGGCCGGCGCTGCTCATGACGCACCAGAACACCGGCGTCACCGACTACATCAAGATCGAGGCGCTGAAGTTCGCCCACCTGGGCTACACCGTGGTGATCCCGGACCTGTACTCGATGCTGGGCTATCCCGACGTGACCCACATCCACACGGGCCGGCAGATCCAGGCGCGCACCAAGGACGGGGAATTCGTGCGGGTCATCCGGCAGGGCTGGGACTATCTCACCTCGCGGAGCGACGTGGACGCTGGCCGCGTGGCCGTGTCCGGGTACTGCATGGGCGGGCGCATCGCCATCCACTTCGTCGCCGAGACCCCCGAGGTGCGGGCCTTCGTCGGCTACTACCCCACGATCCGCGACGAACCCGCCACGGAGATCAGGCCGGTGCATCCCTGCGACAACGCGCGCAAGTTCAAGTGTCCGTCCATCATCCTCTACGGCGTCGACGACCGCATCTCCACCGTGCCCATCCAGCAGCGGGTGTGGGAGAGCTTCCTCGCCAACGGGCAGCCGCTGGAGTGGCATTTCTTCCCCTTCGGCGGCCACGGCTTCGTGGACCCCGGCACTGAAGGGTACCATCCCCATGCCGCCAAGCTTTCCTTTCCCCTGGTGGTGGACTTCATGGCCCGGGAGCTCGACCACGATGCCGACGGCCTGACGTTCTCGGAAAACTGA
- a CDS encoding aryl-sulfate sulfotransferase, which translates to MRHLVTGLTIFDEARATPGYTIFSPLGRKATHLIDLHGRVVHEWRLPGFAGLYAHLLPNGNLLAAVQTTDGPSGLRGKAGHILELDWDGNIVWEHVDPFHHHDQRRRANGNTVYASWKLMSDEQARRVKGGREGSEHADGIYGDVLREIDRDGNPVWEWEAASSEEMYRHPINPICARVEFCHANSVWPLDNGDLLVNFRYNHLMAVIDRETKAFKWEHCDWSYGQQHNVHMLDNGNLLFFANGADVLYGGPGAGSRVIELDPATREIVWQYQGSPPGTFFSWFISGAQRLASGNTLICEGVWGRFFEVTPAGEIVWEYVSPYFSEEHPSYKGGNYVFRAYRYAADSPEIAGRI; encoded by the coding sequence ATGCGGCACCTTGTCACCGGACTCACGATCTTCGACGAGGCCCGCGCAACGCCGGGCTACACGATCTTCAGCCCCCTCGGACGGAAGGCCACACACCTGATCGACTTGCACGGCCGGGTCGTCCATGAATGGCGCCTGCCGGGCTTTGCCGGACTGTACGCCCACCTGTTGCCCAACGGGAACCTGCTGGCCGCGGTTCAGACCACCGACGGCCCGAGCGGCTTGCGCGGCAAGGCCGGACACATTCTGGAACTCGACTGGGACGGAAACATCGTCTGGGAGCACGTGGACCCGTTCCACCACCACGACCAGCGGCGCCGCGCCAACGGCAACACCGTCTACGCGTCGTGGAAGCTGATGTCCGACGAGCAGGCGCGGCGTGTGAAGGGTGGACGCGAGGGGTCCGAGCACGCCGACGGCATCTACGGCGACGTGCTGCGCGAGATCGACCGCGACGGCAATCCGGTATGGGAATGGGAGGCCGCCTCATCCGAGGAGATGTACCGCCATCCCATCAATCCCATCTGCGCGCGCGTCGAGTTCTGCCATGCCAACTCCGTGTGGCCGCTGGACAACGGCGACCTGCTGGTGAACTTCCGGTACAACCACCTGATGGCGGTCATCGACCGGGAGACAAAGGCGTTCAAGTGGGAACACTGTGACTGGTCCTACGGCCAGCAGCACAACGTGCACATGCTGGACAACGGCAACCTGCTGTTCTTCGCCAACGGCGCGGACGTGCTCTACGGCGGGCCGGGCGCGGGGTCGCGCGTCATCGAGCTGGATCCCGCCACCAGGGAGATCGTCTGGCAGTATCAGGGCTCGCCGCCGGGGACTTTCTTCAGTTGGTTCATCAGCGGCGCGCAGCGGCTCGCTTCGGGCAACACGTTGATCTGCGAGGGTGTCTGGGGGCGGTTCTTCGAGGTCACACCGGCCGGCGAAATCGTGTGGGAGTACGTCTCGCCGTATTTCTCCGAAGAGCATCCGAGCTACAAGGGAGGCAACTACGTCTTCCGCGCCTACCGCTACGCCGCGGATTCGCCGGAGATCGCCGGACGAATCTAG
- a CDS encoding M24 family metallopeptidase, translating into MEQLKTIPNGEKVQPTFSASEMNRRLAALRTHMAERQIDVCLFTSHHNIHYFSDFLYCSFGRPYGLVVTHEGQTTISANIDAGQPWRRTFGDNLVYTDWHRDNYFVAVKRLIQDGCRVGIEFDHVTAENLRKLQGALPTAELVDVSKPAMRMRMVKSDEEIAWIRGSARIADIGGGACVEAVGVGVPEYEVALHATQAMVREIGRSQPHVELMDTWTWFQSGINTDGAHNPVTSRKIERGDILSLNCFPMPAGYYTALERTLFAEECSDAHLRLWKINVEVHEAGIGLIKPGVRCCDIAAELNTIYERYGLLENRTFGYGHSFGVLSHYYGREAGLELREDVTTVLEPNMVVSMEPMIMIPEGRPGAGGYREHDILVVTEDGSEDITGFPYGPEHNIIRRR; encoded by the coding sequence ATGGAGCAACTCAAGACGATCCCCAACGGGGAGAAGGTCCAGCCGACTTTCTCGGCCAGCGAGATGAATCGCCGGCTGGCGGCCCTGCGCACCCACATGGCCGAGAGGCAGATCGACGTCTGCCTCTTCACCTCGCACCACAACATCCACTACTTCAGCGACTTCCTCTACTGCTCCTTCGGGCGCCCCTACGGCCTGGTGGTCACGCACGAGGGCCAGACCACGATCTCGGCCAACATCGACGCCGGTCAACCCTGGCGGCGCACGTTCGGCGACAACCTCGTCTATACGGACTGGCACCGGGACAACTACTTCGTAGCGGTGAAACGGCTGATTCAGGACGGCTGCCGGGTCGGCATCGAGTTCGACCACGTCACCGCGGAAAACCTGCGCAAGCTCCAGGGCGCGTTGCCCACGGCGGAGCTGGTGGACGTGAGCAAGCCGGCCATGCGCATGCGCATGGTCAAGTCGGACGAGGAGATCGCCTGGATCCGCGGGAGCGCGCGCATCGCGGATATCGGCGGCGGCGCCTGCGTCGAAGCCGTCGGGGTCGGCGTGCCGGAGTACGAGGTGGCCCTGCACGCGACCCAGGCCATGGTGCGCGAGATCGGCAGGAGTCAGCCTCACGTGGAGCTGATGGATACGTGGACCTGGTTCCAGTCGGGCATCAACACCGACGGCGCCCACAACCCGGTCACCTCGCGGAAGATCGAGCGCGGCGACATCCTGAGCCTGAACTGCTTTCCCATGCCCGCCGGCTACTACACGGCGCTCGAGCGTACGCTGTTCGCCGAGGAGTGCTCGGACGCGCACCTGCGATTGTGGAAGATCAACGTCGAGGTGCACGAAGCCGGGATCGGTCTCATCAAGCCCGGGGTGCGTTGCTGCGACATCGCCGCCGAGCTCAACACGATCTACGAGCGCTACGGTCTGCTCGAAAACCGCACCTTCGGCTACGGTCACAGCTTCGGCGTGTTGAGCCACTACTACGGCCGCGAGGCCGGTCTCGAGCTTCGCGAGGACGTCACGACCGTGCTGGAGCCCAACATGGTGGTGTCCATGGAGCCGATGATCATGATACCCGAGGGCCGGCCCGGCGCCGGCGGCTACCGGGAACATGACATCCTGGTGGTGACGGAGGACGGCTCCGAGGACATCACCGGGTTTCCCTACGGGCCGGAGCACAACATCATACGCCGGCGTTGA
- a CDS encoding ABC transporter ATP-binding protein, protein MVETKPRIVRFERVQKSYDGETLVIKDLNLDIEAGEFLTMLGPSGSGKTTCLMMLAGFEPATYGEIYLNDQPINHVAPHRRSIGMVFQNYALFPHMTVAENLAFPLQVRKVPKPDIRVKVERILDMVRLSGFESRRPAQLSGGQQQRVAVARALVFEPALVLMDEPLGALDKNLREEMQYEIKRIHENLGVTVIYVTHDQSEALTMSSRIAVFNDGVIQQLATPSVLYEEPENAFVAQFIGENNRLRGKVASVDGDYCEVVLRDGATVRALKVNVSGKGASTCLSLRPERVAIEPNGQAEENVVNGRVEELIYLGDHIRARLTVAGEEEFIVKVPNAPHHASLSKGTWIQLSWAPEDCRALDASGKEAAPA, encoded by the coding sequence ATGGTTGAGACCAAGCCCAGGATAGTCAGGTTCGAACGCGTTCAGAAGAGTTACGACGGCGAGACCTTGGTCATCAAGGATCTCAATCTGGACATAGAAGCGGGCGAGTTCCTGACCATGTTGGGCCCTTCCGGGTCGGGCAAGACCACCTGCCTGATGATGCTGGCCGGGTTCGAGCCGGCGACTTACGGCGAAATCTATCTCAACGATCAGCCCATCAACCATGTCGCGCCGCACCGGCGCAGCATCGGCATGGTGTTCCAGAACTACGCGTTGTTCCCGCACATGACGGTGGCCGAGAACCTGGCGTTCCCCTTGCAGGTGCGCAAGGTTCCCAAGCCGGACATCCGCGTCAAGGTGGAGCGGATACTCGACATGGTCCGTTTGTCCGGCTTCGAGAGCCGCCGGCCCGCGCAGCTCTCCGGCGGCCAGCAGCAGCGCGTGGCGGTGGCGCGGGCGCTCGTTTTCGAGCCGGCGCTGGTCTTGATGGATGAGCCTCTCGGTGCACTGGACAAGAACCTGCGCGAGGAAATGCAGTACGAGATCAAGCGCATCCACGAGAATCTCGGCGTCACCGTGATCTACGTGACCCACGATCAATCCGAGGCGCTGACCATGTCCAGCCGTATCGCGGTCTTCAACGACGGCGTCATCCAGCAGTTGGCCACGCCCAGCGTTCTCTACGAAGAGCCGGAGAATGCTTTCGTGGCGCAATTCATCGGCGAGAACAACCGCCTGCGGGGCAAGGTGGCATCCGTTGACGGGGACTATTGCGAGGTGGTGCTTCGGGATGGGGCGACGGTTCGTGCCCTGAAGGTCAACGTGAGCGGCAAAGGGGCGTCAACCTGCCTGTCCCTGCGCCCTGAGCGGGTCGCCATCGAACCCAATGGACAGGCCGAGGAGAACGTCGTCAACGGTCGCGTGGAGGAGTTGATCTATCTGGGGGACCACATCCGCGCCCGGCTGACCGTGGCCGGAGAGGAAGAGTTCATCGTCAAGGTGCCCAACGCTCCTCACCATGCCTCCCTTTCGAAAGGCACGTGGATTCAACTCTCCTGGGCCCCCGAGGATTGCAGGGCGCTCGATGCGTCCGGGAAGGAGGCCGCTCCCGCGTGA
- a CDS encoding ABC transporter substrate-binding protein: MKRILSSLAIAAAFVLAAGSAHAQSLNVVSWGGAYTASQQQAYHDPYMAANPGVKIVNHDLGSGALAKLRAEVESGKVTLDLIDMTAADAIVACDEGLVEPIEPDTWLAAAPDGTPASKDFFAGTLTVGGTNCFIPQIVYSTTFGYRTDAFKGKQPSSLLDVFDLKAFPGKRALEKRPNNNMEWALVADGVPAKDVYKMLSTDEGVARAFAKLDTIKDQVVWWTKGAQPPQLLADGEVVIASAYNGRLFSAIVEKKQPIAIVWDWQAFDLDGWVVPKGGRNIAAVKKYVRFATDTQRLADQAKYISYGPARHSSAGLVGKHAKLGVDMKPHMPTSPENSKTVLISDYVWWADHQAELNDKFNAWLAK, from the coding sequence ATGAAGCGAATACTGAGTTCCTTGGCAATCGCGGCAGCGTTCGTGCTGGCGGCCGGCAGCGCCCACGCCCAGAGTCTGAACGTCGTGTCGTGGGGTGGGGCGTATACGGCCAGCCAGCAGCAGGCCTACCACGACCCTTACATGGCGGCGAACCCGGGCGTGAAGATCGTCAATCACGATCTGGGGTCCGGGGCGTTGGCGAAGCTGAGGGCCGAAGTCGAATCCGGCAAGGTGACGTTGGACCTCATCGACATGACCGCCGCCGATGCCATCGTCGCTTGTGACGAAGGGCTGGTGGAGCCCATCGAGCCCGACACCTGGCTGGCCGCGGCTCCCGACGGCACGCCGGCATCCAAGGACTTCTTTGCCGGCACCCTCACGGTTGGGGGAACCAACTGCTTCATTCCGCAAATCGTCTACTCGACGACCTTCGGCTACCGCACGGATGCCTTCAAGGGCAAGCAGCCCTCCAGCCTGCTCGACGTGTTCGACTTGAAGGCGTTTCCCGGCAAGAGGGCGCTGGAGAAGAGGCCGAACAACAACATGGAATGGGCCCTTGTCGCCGACGGCGTTCCGGCCAAGGACGTTTACAAGATGCTGAGCACCGACGAGGGCGTGGCCCGCGCGTTCGCCAAGCTGGATACCATCAAGGACCAGGTCGTCTGGTGGACAAAGGGGGCTCAGCCGCCGCAGTTGCTGGCGGACGGCGAGGTCGTGATCGCGTCGGCGTACAACGGCCGGCTGTTCTCCGCCATCGTTGAAAAGAAGCAGCCGATCGCCATCGTGTGGGACTGGCAGGCTTTTGATCTGGACGGATGGGTGGTGCCGAAAGGCGGCAGGAATATCGCCGCGGTGAAGAAATACGTGCGTTTCGCCACGGACACGCAAAGGCTGGCCGACCAGGCCAAGTACATTTCCTACGGGCCCGCGCGCCACTCTTCCGCCGGTCTGGTGGGCAAGCACGCGAAGCTCGGCGTCGACATGAAGCCGCACATGCCCACGAGCCCCGAAAATTCCAAGACCGTCCTCATTTCCGACTATGTCTGGTGGGCGGACCATCAGGCCGAACTCAACGACAAGTTCAACGCCTGGCTCGCCAAGTAG
- a CDS encoding ABC transporter permease, translating to MPTPTDDVMRTADGTPLKISLQRALVRSRLRALLLVLPLLAFVLVFFLFPIGHMLFRSVDNRIVGSVLPRTTVAIQDWDPDRAKLPDEAVFEALVRDIQTAFKDRTLGRVGRRLNYEKPGMSSLFRKSGRRAARITGAPYRDRMIAIDKRWGDPSTWRLIHRESGALTNAYFLAAVDLKLSERGAIVRQPEPRRIYLTLFYRTLWMSGLITVLCLLLGYPVSYLLATLPLRVSNLLMILVLLPFWTSLLVRTTAWIALLQTEGVLNDIMVFAGVLSEDGRLQMIHNKFGTVVAMVHILLPFMILPLYSVMKTIPPSLMRAARSLGATPFTAFVRVYMPNTVAGVGAGCIMVFILSIGYYITPALVGGRTGTFISNFIALHVGETLNWGLAAALGALLLGLVLALYLIYDRIVGVDNMKLG from the coding sequence ATGCCCACGCCAACCGACGATGTGATGCGTACCGCGGACGGCACGCCGCTGAAGATCAGCCTTCAGAGGGCATTGGTACGCAGCAGGCTGCGAGCGCTGCTGCTCGTGCTGCCGCTGTTGGCCTTTGTGCTGGTCTTCTTCCTGTTCCCCATCGGCCACATGCTGTTTCGCAGCGTCGACAACCGGATCGTCGGGTCCGTGTTGCCGCGCACGACCGTGGCCATACAGGACTGGGATCCCGATCGAGCGAAGTTGCCCGACGAGGCCGTCTTCGAAGCCCTGGTGCGCGACATTCAGACGGCCTTCAAGGACAGGACACTGGGCCGTGTCGGCCGCCGGCTGAACTACGAGAAGCCCGGCATGTCGAGCCTGTTCAGGAAATCGGGCAGGCGCGCGGCGCGCATCACCGGGGCTCCCTACCGGGACCGGATGATCGCCATCGACAAGCGTTGGGGAGACCCGAGCACCTGGCGCCTGATCCATCGGGAGTCGGGCGCGTTGACCAACGCCTACTTCCTCGCCGCCGTCGACCTGAAACTGAGTGAGCGCGGCGCCATCGTCAGGCAGCCGGAGCCGCGCCGGATCTACCTGACGCTGTTCTACCGGACTCTATGGATGAGCGGGCTGATCACCGTGCTGTGCCTGCTGCTAGGCTACCCCGTCTCCTACCTGCTGGCCACGTTGCCGCTCCGCGTCAGCAATCTGCTGATGATCCTTGTCCTGTTGCCGTTCTGGACGTCCCTGCTCGTGCGCACCACGGCCTGGATCGCGCTCTTGCAGACCGAGGGCGTGCTGAACGACATCATGGTGTTTGCCGGGGTCCTGTCCGAAGACGGCCGGCTGCAGATGATCCACAACAAGTTCGGCACGGTCGTGGCGATGGTTCACATCCTGCTGCCGTTCATGATCCTGCCGCTCTACTCCGTGATGAAGACGATTCCTCCGTCCTTGATGCGCGCCGCCCGCTCGCTCGGCGCGACACCCTTCACCGCGTTTGTAAGGGTGTACATGCCCAATACGGTGGCGGGCGTCGGGGCCGGTTGCATCATGGTGTTCATACTTTCCATCGGGTACTACATCACGCCGGCGCTGGTGGGAGGCCGCACCGGCACCTTCATCTCCAATTTCATCGCCTTGCACGTCGGTGAAACGCTGAACTGGGGCCTGGCCGCCGCGCTCGGGGCCCTGTTGCTCGGTCTGGTCTTGGCACTCTACCTGATCTACGACCGGATCGTGGGCGTCGACAACATGAAGCTTGGTTGA
- a CDS encoding ABC transporter permease, which yields MPLPTYASPLERAWHYAYRVICAVIFVFLIGPIFVIIPLSFNELPYFTFTPEMLSLDPAGYSTKWYREFFTEASWQDAVWNSLVIAVFATLISTVLGTLAALGLSRSEMPFKTAFMALLISPMIVPLIISATGMYFFYALIGISSTHLGVILAHAALGTPFVLITVTATLAGFDHSLPQVAATLGANPVQTFFKVTMPLILPGVVSGALFAFITSFDEVVVVLFVGSVEQRTIPWKMFSGIREEIRPTILAVATLLVCVSILLLTTLELLRRRGERLRGIRPS from the coding sequence ATGCCGCTGCCGACATACGCATCGCCGCTGGAGAGGGCATGGCACTACGCGTACCGCGTGATCTGTGCCGTCATCTTCGTGTTTCTGATCGGCCCCATCTTCGTGATCATCCCGTTGAGCTTCAACGAGCTGCCCTACTTCACCTTCACCCCGGAAATGCTGTCCCTGGATCCCGCCGGCTACAGCACCAAGTGGTACCGCGAGTTCTTCACCGAGGCTTCCTGGCAGGACGCGGTGTGGAACAGCCTCGTCATAGCCGTCTTCGCGACGCTGATCTCGACAGTTCTCGGAACATTGGCGGCTCTCGGGCTGAGCCGGTCCGAGATGCCGTTCAAGACGGCCTTCATGGCGCTCTTGATATCCCCGATGATCGTGCCGTTGATCATCTCGGCCACGGGCATGTACTTCTTCTATGCGCTCATCGGAATCTCGTCGACGCACCTGGGCGTCATCCTCGCCCACGCGGCGCTGGGCACGCCGTTCGTGCTGATCACGGTGACCGCCACACTGGCCGGTTTCGATCATTCCCTGCCCCAGGTCGCGGCCACCCTCGGGGCCAATCCCGTCCAGACGTTCTTCAAGGTGACGATGCCGCTGATTCTTCCCGGCGTGGTGTCCGGCGCCCTGTTCGCCTTCATCACGTCGTTCGACGAAGTGGTCGTGGTGCTTTTCGTCGGTTCCGTGGAGCAGCGCACCATCCCGTGGAAGATGTTCTCGGGCATCCGCGAAGAGATCCGCCCGACCATCCTCGCGGTAGCCACGCTTCTCGTCTGCGTCTCGATACTCCTCTTGACGACCCTCGAGCTGTTGCGCCGCCGCGGCGAACGGCTGCGCGGCATCCGGCCGAGTTGA
- a CDS encoding NYN domain-containing protein, with product MPFHIVVDGYNVIGSEQGLRGDLEHKRNALVNEVAAYQARTGHSLTTVFDGWRNGRDDETRQQVGDVTVVFSRYGEKADAVIERLAREIGDTCIVVTSDRDLRRGVESSGAVAVYVGEFLAKMRVHPDMPDPEDGADDSEPLPRGRDGRKKGNPRRLSKAERVRRERLAKL from the coding sequence ATGCCGTTTCACATCGTCGTAGACGGCTACAACGTCATCGGCAGCGAACAGGGTCTTCGCGGCGACCTGGAGCACAAGCGCAACGCGCTCGTCAATGAGGTCGCGGCGTACCAGGCGCGCACCGGCCACTCCCTGACCACCGTGTTCGACGGTTGGCGCAACGGCCGGGACGACGAGACGCGCCAGCAGGTGGGCGACGTGACGGTGGTGTTCTCCCGCTACGGCGAGAAGGCCGACGCCGTCATCGAGCGCCTGGCGCGGGAAATCGGCGACACCTGCATCGTGGTGACCTCCGACCGGGACCTGCGCCGCGGCGTGGAGAGCAGCGGCGCCGTGGCCGTCTACGTCGGCGAGTTCCTGGCGAAGATGAGGGTGCATCCGGACATGCCCGATCCCGAGGACGGCGCCGACGACTCGGAACCGCTTCCGCGGGGGCGGGACGGGCGCAAGAAAGGCAACCCTCGGCGGCTCTCCAAGGCCGAGAGGGTGCGCCGGGAACGCCTTGCCAAGTTGTGA
- a CDS encoding LL-diaminopimelate aminotransferase, giving the protein MFNKARRIQELPPYLFAEIDRKKRAAQAKGVDLIDLGIGDPDIPTPGRIIQRLTETATEPANHRYPSSSGMMEFRQAVADWYTRRFGVTLDPATEVVSLIGSKEGVANMAVAYVDPGDVVLVPTPAYPVYAIGTRFNGGDVHFLPLTRENGFLPDLSSIPADVLERAKMLWINYPNNPTGAVCDLSFFKEAVEFAHRHKILLCHDAAYTELGFDDYWAPSILQVDGAKEVAIEFHSLSKTFNMTGWRIGMAVGCAELVGTLAQVKSNVDSGVFQPVQEAAILALEHAEEFLGPIREVYQERRDTVVDGLHRAGFELPAPRATFYVWLPVPGGWTSTDFTARLLDEAGIVTTPGNGFGDPGEGFIRMTLCSPAERLKEAVERLRQVSL; this is encoded by the coding sequence ATGTTCAACAAGGCCAGACGCATCCAGGAGTTGCCACCGTACCTGTTCGCCGAGATCGACCGGAAGAAGCGCGCCGCCCAGGCCAAGGGGGTCGACCTGATCGACCTGGGCATCGGAGACCCCGACATCCCCACGCCCGGGAGGATCATCCAGAGGCTCACGGAAACCGCCACCGAGCCCGCCAACCACCGCTATCCCAGCAGTTCGGGCATGATGGAGTTCCGCCAGGCGGTGGCGGACTGGTACACGCGGCGGTTCGGCGTGACCCTGGACCCCGCCACCGAGGTGGTGTCGCTTATCGGCTCCAAGGAAGGCGTGGCCAACATGGCGGTGGCCTACGTCGACCCCGGCGACGTGGTGCTGGTGCCCACGCCGGCCTATCCGGTGTATGCCATCGGCACGCGGTTCAACGGCGGCGACGTCCATTTTCTGCCCTTGACGCGCGAGAACGGCTTCCTGCCCGACCTGTCGAGCATCCCCGCCGACGTGCTCGAGCGGGCGAAGATGCTGTGGATCAACTACCCCAACAACCCCACCGGGGCGGTGTGCGATCTGAGCTTCTTCAAGGAAGCGGTGGAGTTCGCCCACCGGCACAAGATCCTCCTGTGCCACGACGCTGCGTACACCGAGCTCGGCTTCGACGATTACTGGGCTCCGAGCATCCTGCAGGTGGACGGCGCCAAGGAAGTCGCCATCGAGTTCCATTCGCTGTCCAAGACCTTCAACATGACCGGCTGGCGCATCGGCATGGCGGTGGGTTGCGCGGAGCTGGTGGGGACCCTGGCGCAGGTGAAGTCCAACGTGGACTCCGGCGTCTTCCAGCCCGTGCAGGAAGCCGCGATCCTCGCCCTGGAGCACGCCGAGGAGTTCTTGGGCCCCATCCGCGAGGTGTACCAGGAACGGCGCGATACCGTGGTCGACGGCCTCCACCGCGCCGGCTTCGAGCTGCCGGCGCCGCGGGCGACCTTCTACGTCTGGCTGCCCGTGCCCGGCGGATGGACCTCCACGGACTTCACGGCCCGGCTCCTCGACGAGGCCGGCATCGTCACCACCCCCGGCAACGGCTTCGGCGATCCCGGCGAGGGCTTCATCCGGATGACCCTGTGCTCCCCGGCCGAGCGGCTCAAGGAGGCCGTGGAGCGGCTCCGGCAGGTGAGCCTGTAG
- the folK gene encoding 2-amino-4-hydroxy-6-hydroxymethyldihydropteridine diphosphokinase has protein sequence MGSNQGDKEANCRRAVREIGGMPQTRLRQVSSWFATEPWGAASSEWYVNGAVAVDTGLEPQTLLRHCQALEARMGRRPSPVRWADRVIDLDILFFDDMVLEEPGLTIPHPELHRRRFVLVPLCEIAPDLRHPRLDGDVRGLLARVDDDKRIREGTSPGGA, from the coding sequence GTGGGCTCGAACCAGGGAGACAAGGAGGCGAACTGCCGCCGCGCCGTCAGGGAGATCGGTGGAATGCCGCAAACCCGGCTGCGGCAGGTGTCGAGCTGGTTCGCCACCGAGCCGTGGGGCGCCGCCAGCTCGGAATGGTACGTCAACGGAGCCGTGGCCGTCGACACGGGCCTGGAACCGCAGACGCTCCTGCGGCACTGCCAGGCCCTCGAAGCGAGGATGGGCCGCCGGCCCAGCCCGGTGCGCTGGGCGGACCGGGTCATTGATCTGGACATCCTTTTCTTCGATGATATGGTTTTGGAAGAACCCGGGTTGACCATCCCGCACCCGGAACTTCACCGTCGCCGGTTCGTGCTGGTTCCGCTGTGCGAGATCGCGCCGGATCTCAGGCACCCGCGCCTGGACGGCGATGTCCGGGGACTGCTGGCGCGGGTGGACGACGACAAACGGATCCGGGAAGGAACCTCTCCCGGAGGCGCATGA
- a CDS encoding PP0621 family protein: protein MFLKFLILGLLVYLFLVLLYSSIKKKGKGSASDPSQGESMVLDPHCKSYVPKNEAYRSGGHYFCSEECARAYAAQQV, encoded by the coding sequence ATGTTCCTCAAGTTTCTGATACTGGGCTTGCTGGTCTACCTGTTCCTGGTGCTGCTCTACTCGAGCATCAAGAAGAAAGGCAAAGGCAGCGCCTCCGACCCCTCCCAGGGCGAGTCCATGGTCCTGGACCCCCACTGCAAGAGCTACGTCCCCAAGAACGAAGCCTACCGCTCCGGCGGCCACTACTTCTGCAGCGAAGAGTGCGCCCGCGCCTACGCGGCCCAGCAGGTCTGA